From one Leptospira andrefontaineae genomic stretch:
- a CDS encoding NAD(P)/FAD-dependent oxidoreductase — protein MKFDYEVLIIGGGPAGLSAALALGRMSRTALICDDSRPRNAASSHLNNFPTRDGIHPAEWRKLVRKDLEKYNTINYVEASVLSVEKSGSGFEAKLSTGKTFNFKKVILAYGVEDKYLPIPGYKELWGKSIFHCPYCHGFEVRDSKLGLIGNGDTLFYMLPLIHDLASDLIIFTNGKAEFKEEQRDLLNKKKIRFIEEKITGFIHEGEKLKSVTFENGENLERDGLYALPTFPFKLKSKIGEELGCEKDQFGFYKVSERGKTTIDGVYACGDNASGAHSVLLAAASGGMAGAGIVHELLSEKFLE, from the coding sequence ATGAAATTCGATTATGAAGTATTGATTATCGGCGGAGGACCGGCAGGTCTCAGCGCAGCATTGGCTTTAGGAAGAATGAGCAGAACCGCCCTAATCTGCGACGATAGTCGTCCAAGAAATGCGGCTTCTTCTCATCTGAATAATTTTCCCACTCGGGATGGGATCCATCCTGCAGAATGGAGAAAATTAGTAAGAAAAGATTTAGAAAAATATAATACTATCAACTATGTAGAAGCGAGTGTTCTTTCCGTAGAAAAGTCTGGATCCGGCTTTGAAGCAAAATTATCAACAGGAAAAACGTTCAACTTTAAGAAGGTCATTCTTGCATACGGAGTGGAGGACAAATATCTTCCGATCCCGGGTTACAAGGAACTCTGGGGTAAATCCATTTTTCACTGCCCGTATTGCCATGGCTTCGAAGTAAGAGATTCTAAGTTGGGCCTGATTGGAAACGGAGATACATTATTCTATATGCTTCCTCTTATACACGATTTAGCATCCGACTTAATTATTTTTACAAACGGAAAAGCAGAATTCAAAGAAGAACAAAGAGACTTATTGAATAAGAAAAAAATTCGCTTCATAGAAGAAAAGATCACAGGTTTTATACATGAAGGGGAAAAACTAAAAAGTGTCACTTTTGAAAATGGAGAGAATCTAGAAAGAGACGGTCTTTACGCACTTCCAACATTCCCATTCAAACTAAAATCTAAAATCGGAGAAGAGCTTGGCTGCGAAAAGGATCAGTTCGGCTTTTACAAAGTTAGTGAAAGAGGAAAAACTACTATAGATGGAGTTTATGCTTGTGGGGACAATGCAAGCGGTGCCCATTCTGTTTTACTAGCAGCAGCTTCTGGAGGAATGGCAGGGGCAGGTATAGTTCACGAATTATTGAGCGAGAAATTTTTAGAGTAG
- a CDS encoding LysR family transcriptional regulator: protein MDLSKLRSFIVVAEELNFRKSAEILGMSQPPLTRLISSFEEELSTKLFERSTRHVKLTGAGVHLLKEGREIIAKAEKIEKEVRSIGKLKAGGLSIGFSTTTFMASLPQIINEFQDRFPRIKLQLQQETRNRIIKGLKSAQFDICFLEGVVSDPRLEKHPVHDEVLGVLVPKKHPLAKREEIEFKELKDETIILHPKKDSGSFYDTISSLFKQSGIKPKVYVKNERESCPILVATGKGVSLTILGAQNFAPADTKFVPIKQLYLPVSVFYIPENQNPSLKTFLSFVSESSFIKNKHAECLMDVMRL, encoded by the coding sequence ATGGATTTATCTAAATTGAGATCTTTTATAGTCGTTGCAGAGGAATTAAATTTTAGGAAGAGCGCTGAAATTTTGGGAATGTCCCAGCCTCCTTTGACCAGGTTGATCTCTTCTTTCGAAGAGGAACTTTCTACCAAATTATTCGAGAGATCTACAAGGCATGTAAAACTTACCGGGGCGGGGGTTCATCTACTGAAGGAAGGTAGAGAGATTATTGCAAAAGCGGAAAAAATCGAAAAGGAAGTTCGTTCTATCGGTAAACTCAAGGCGGGAGGACTTAGTATAGGTTTTTCCACGACTACTTTTATGGCGAGTTTGCCTCAGATCATTAACGAATTCCAAGATCGTTTTCCTCGGATCAAATTACAACTTCAACAAGAGACTCGAAATAGGATCATTAAGGGATTAAAATCTGCTCAATTTGATATTTGTTTTTTAGAAGGAGTAGTTTCTGATCCTCGTTTGGAAAAACATCCGGTCCACGACGAGGTGCTCGGTGTTCTTGTTCCTAAAAAACATCCTCTTGCTAAAAGGGAAGAGATCGAGTTTAAGGAATTAAAGGACGAAACAATCATATTACATCCTAAAAAAGACTCAGGAAGTTTTTACGATACGATCTCTTCTCTTTTTAAACAAAGTGGGATCAAACCCAAGGTTTACGTAAAGAATGAAAGAGAAAGTTGTCCTATCTTGGTTGCGACCGGCAAAGGGGTTTCTTTGACAATTTTAGGAGCACAGAATTTTGCACCTGCGGATACTAAATTTGTTCCGATCAAACAATTATATTTGCCAGTCTCCGTTTTTTATATTCCGGAAAATCAAAACCCTTCTTTAAAAACTTTTTTAAGTTTCGTATCCGAAAGTAGTTTTATCAAAAACAAACATGCAGAATGCCTGATGGATGTTATGAGGCTCTGA
- a CDS encoding TauD/TfdA family dioxygenase yields the protein MSATSIVRISGKKKALTKNANLSKKKTRPSKTSEEVSKNLIKGLNLPIVYSPSSPEKADLKHLTDWIKKNHKEIQRDLLIYGAILFRGFNIGSSENFEKIALGLDSNLSEAYLGTSPRDKKTKFVHTASELPSSYPIMQHAEMSFLNKPPKKLFFYAKVAPSKNGETPITDLRTVLREMPSHISDKVEKQGIKYIRHYDGPGASRYSLWKTKPWSEMFKTVDKKEAEKEIKKQNFDHEWLPGNKLRLINSQVGVRKHPIAGSKAWHNHSQTFHIDSPRLEYKYIFKRQKTLRGLGVYLILNLLTGIKKLFSRSEDLDVHATYGDGSEISNKDIKTIVNVFWKNIQIFSWQKDDILYIDNYSVSHGRLPFVGPREIQVAWTE from the coding sequence ATGTCTGCTACTAGTATTGTTCGAATATCGGGGAAAAAGAAAGCCCTAACCAAAAATGCGAATTTATCAAAGAAGAAAACCAGACCCTCCAAAACTTCGGAAGAAGTTTCCAAAAACCTGATCAAAGGTTTAAATCTTCCTATTGTTTATTCTCCTTCTTCTCCGGAAAAAGCAGATCTAAAACATCTGACTGATTGGATCAAGAAGAACCATAAGGAAATACAAAGAGATTTGTTGATCTATGGCGCCATTCTATTCAGAGGATTTAATATAGGTTCTTCCGAAAATTTCGAAAAGATCGCTTTGGGCCTGGATTCCAATTTATCGGAAGCGTATTTGGGAACTTCTCCCAGAGATAAGAAGACTAAGTTTGTTCATACTGCGAGTGAACTTCCTTCCTCATATCCGATCATGCAACATGCGGAGATGAGTTTCTTAAATAAACCTCCTAAAAAACTTTTCTTTTATGCTAAGGTGGCGCCTTCCAAAAACGGGGAAACTCCTATCACAGATCTAAGAACTGTTTTGAGAGAAATGCCTTCTCATATTTCGGATAAAGTAGAAAAGCAAGGTATTAAGTATATTCGACATTATGACGGCCCGGGAGCTTCTCGTTATAGCTTATGGAAAACCAAACCTTGGAGTGAAATGTTCAAGACGGTAGATAAAAAAGAAGCGGAGAAGGAGATAAAAAAACAGAACTTCGACCATGAATGGTTGCCTGGAAATAAATTAAGATTAATTAATTCTCAAGTTGGTGTTAGGAAACATCCGATCGCAGGTTCTAAAGCATGGCATAACCATAGCCAAACATTTCATATAGATTCTCCAAGATTAGAATACAAATATATTTTCAAAAGACAGAAAACACTCAGAGGATTAGGAGTCTATCTGATCTTAAATCTATTGACCGGGATCAAAAAACTATTCAGTAGGTCCGAAGATTTAGATGTTCACGCGACCTACGGAGATGGATCGGAAATTTCTAATAAAGATATAAAAACCATCGTAAATGTTTTTTGGAAGAATATTCAAATTTTCTCCTGGCAGAAGGATGATATTCTTTATATAGACAATTATTCAGTTTCTCACGGAAGACTTCCATTTGTTGGTCCAAGAGAGATCCAAGTCGCCTGGACCGAATAA
- a CDS encoding acetyl-CoA carboxylase family protein, which translates to MKLSKLLIANRGEVSIRIARAASGLGVPTVSIYSEDDANSRHRLTTDVSIPLKGRGAKAYLDQEEILSIALREGCDSIHPGYGFLSENSGFAKRCEDSKINFIGPDPKTLEILGDKLKAVLLAESLGVPTLPGLRKVIDLNEAKEFHSKNGIFLLKAIAGGGGRGIRIVRNSEELDTIFKSCSEEALHSFGNPNLYAEKYLSIARHVEVQVLGDGSGKVLHFWDRDCSLQRKNQKLLEIAPAPVLDPKLREQIISYSLKIASHLSYRSLGTFEFLISPDSEIYFIESNPRLQVEHTITEEITGVDLVEAQLEIASGKSFQDIGLEQKNIEFPKGYAIQIRINSETWDEKGEIIPSSGKIKVFEPSSGPGVRVDSSVYSGYEVGPNFDSLLAKLIVHSKHTDFSKLIHSAYRALSEFRIEGIKTNLPLLLNVFKRKELESYSVWTKFIEENISGLTNTRSIDHKKYNFDPVQNENLENFKIKEEIPEGLISFHSPMTGSLIDIYPKEGDPIRKGEKLVLLSSMKMEHLLHSETTGIIEKILIKPGKVISEGEALVWIRQEDLEHSSFHHEEKIDPDQIRPDLKEVLDRLLLNEDVSRHQAVSKRHKRGQRTARENVADLCDPGSFVEYGSLAIAAQRRRRSIEELIKLSPADGLIAGLGTVNTELFDPHVARASVLAYDYTVFMGTQGAISHKKTDRFLEMVESQKLPLVFFTEGGGGRPGEVDVPAVAGLDLHTFRKYAGLKGKSLRIAIAAGRCFAGNAALFGASDIRIATEDSNIGMGGPVMVKGGGLGNFSAEEIGPAEVQTKNGVIDILVKNEEEAVFTAKKALSYFQGNIKKYEYKDQKILRTLIPENRLRSYEIRSVISSLADTDSVLEFRKDFAKGIVTSLIRIEGRPFGLIANNSSHLGGAIDVEGAEKASEFAEFCDLNKLPILFLCDTPGFMVGPEAEKRGLVRKAAKFFEAGASLQVPVFTIVLRKGYGLGAMAMAAGSFHSPVFTISWPTGEFGAMGIEGEIRTGYQKELSEVKDWKERQILFERLVAEAYERGKAINMASYLEIDAVIDPAESRKWILRGYDSCI; encoded by the coding sequence ATGAAATTATCCAAATTATTAATAGCGAATCGGGGAGAAGTTTCTATCCGAATTGCAAGGGCTGCCTCTGGGTTAGGAGTTCCTACAGTCTCCATATATTCGGAAGATGATGCTAATTCCAGACATAGATTGACGACCGATGTTTCCATCCCTCTAAAAGGAAGAGGAGCCAAAGCCTATTTGGACCAAGAAGAGATACTTTCTATCGCGCTCAGAGAAGGTTGTGATTCCATTCATCCAGGTTACGGATTTTTAAGCGAGAATTCAGGCTTCGCAAAAAGATGTGAAGACTCTAAGATCAATTTCATCGGGCCAGATCCCAAGACACTTGAGATCTTAGGCGATAAATTGAAAGCGGTATTGCTTGCAGAATCTTTAGGAGTTCCTACCTTGCCCGGACTTCGCAAGGTAATCGATCTGAATGAAGCGAAAGAATTCCATTCTAAAAATGGAATATTCCTCTTAAAAGCGATTGCAGGGGGTGGGGGAAGAGGAATTAGGATCGTAAGAAACTCCGAAGAATTAGATACAATATTCAAGAGTTGTTCTGAAGAAGCATTACATTCATTTGGAAATCCTAATTTATACGCGGAAAAATATCTATCAATCGCAAGGCATGTGGAAGTGCAGGTTTTAGGCGATGGTTCCGGTAAGGTTCTCCATTTTTGGGACAGAGATTGTTCTCTCCAGAGAAAAAATCAAAAACTACTCGAGATCGCACCTGCTCCAGTTTTAGATCCTAAGCTCAGAGAACAGATCATCTCATATTCTTTGAAGATCGCTTCTCATCTTTCTTACAGAAGTTTAGGCACTTTTGAATTTTTGATCAGTCCTGACTCCGAGATCTATTTTATAGAATCCAATCCTAGATTGCAGGTGGAACATACGATCACTGAGGAAATAACAGGAGTAGATCTTGTAGAAGCCCAACTGGAGATTGCTTCTGGAAAATCTTTTCAAGATATCGGATTAGAACAAAAGAATATAGAATTTCCTAAAGGGTATGCGATCCAAATCAGGATAAACTCCGAAACCTGGGATGAAAAAGGAGAGATCATTCCTTCTTCCGGGAAAATAAAAGTATTCGAACCCAGTTCTGGTCCCGGTGTTAGGGTGGATAGTTCCGTATATTCAGGTTATGAGGTCGGTCCCAATTTTGATTCCCTACTTGCGAAATTAATCGTTCATTCTAAACATACGGATTTTTCAAAACTTATCCATTCTGCTTACCGGGCATTATCCGAATTTAGGATAGAAGGTATCAAAACAAATCTTCCACTTCTTCTAAATGTATTCAAAAGGAAGGAACTGGAATCTTATTCCGTTTGGACAAAGTTTATAGAAGAGAATATCTCGGGACTTACTAACACGCGATCAATAGATCATAAAAAATATAATTTTGATCCTGTTCAGAATGAAAATTTAGAAAATTTTAAAATAAAAGAGGAAATTCCAGAAGGATTGATCTCTTTTCATTCTCCCATGACTGGAAGTCTTATCGATATTTATCCGAAAGAAGGAGATCCTATTCGAAAGGGAGAAAAACTTGTACTTCTTTCTTCCATGAAGATGGAACATCTATTACATTCCGAGACAACTGGAATTATAGAAAAAATTTTGATCAAGCCTGGAAAGGTTATATCGGAAGGAGAAGCGCTCGTTTGGATCCGACAGGAAGATCTGGAACATTCTTCTTTTCATCATGAGGAGAAAATAGATCCGGATCAAATTCGTCCCGACCTGAAAGAAGTCCTAGATCGTTTACTTTTGAATGAAGATGTTTCTAGACACCAAGCCGTTTCTAAACGTCATAAGAGAGGACAAAGGACTGCAAGGGAGAATGTGGCAGATCTTTGTGATCCAGGAAGTTTTGTAGAATACGGGAGTCTCGCCATTGCAGCTCAAAGAAGAAGAAGGTCCATTGAAGAATTGATCAAACTGAGTCCTGCAGATGGACTTATCGCAGGTCTTGGGACTGTGAATACAGAGTTATTCGATCCTCATGTAGCCAGAGCTTCCGTACTAGCTTATGATTATACGGTTTTTATGGGAACACAAGGCGCAATAAGTCATAAAAAGACGGACCGATTTTTGGAAATGGTAGAAAGCCAAAAACTTCCTTTGGTATTTTTTACGGAAGGAGGGGGAGGTCGTCCCGGGGAAGTGGATGTTCCTGCAGTTGCAGGTTTGGATCTGCATACATTTCGAAAATATGCAGGCTTAAAAGGAAAAAGTCTAAGGATCGCAATCGCTGCAGGTAGATGTTTTGCAGGGAATGCCGCATTATTCGGCGCAAGTGATATTCGGATCGCAACAGAAGATTCTAATATAGGAATGGGCGGTCCTGTGATGGTAAAGGGTGGAGGCCTCGGAAATTTTTCCGCGGAAGAGATAGGTCCTGCAGAAGTCCAAACCAAAAACGGTGTAATCGATATATTGGTAAAGAATGAAGAAGAAGCGGTCTTTACAGCGAAAAAGGCTTTATCATATTTCCAAGGGAATATCAAAAAATACGAATATAAGGACCAGAAAATTTTAAGGACATTAATTCCAGAAAACCGTCTTAGGTCCTATGAGATCCGCTCCGTCATTTCTTCCTTGGCGGATACTGATTCTGTCCTGGAATTTAGAAAAGATTTTGCAAAAGGAATCGTTACTTCTCTTATACGAATAGAAGGTAGACCCTTCGGTCTGATCGCTAATAATTCTAGTCATCTTGGCGGAGCAATCGATGTGGAAGGAGCGGAAAAAGCTTCCGAGTTCGCGGAATTCTGTGATTTGAACAAACTTCCTATATTATTTCTTTGTGATACACCTGGCTTTATGGTAGGACCAGAAGCAGAGAAGAGGGGACTTGTGCGTAAAGCTGCAAAATTTTTTGAGGCCGGCGCTTCTTTGCAGGTTCCTGTGTTTACAATTGTTCTCAGGAAAGGGTATGGCTTAGGTGCAATGGCAATGGCTGCCGGCAGTTTTCATTCTCCTGTATTTACAATTTCTTGGCCGACCGGCGAATTCGGTGCAATGGGAATAGAGGGAGAAATTAGAACCGGTTACCAGAAAGAACTTTCAGAAGTAAAAGATTGGAAAGAGAGACAAATTTTATTCGAACGTTTGGTTGCCGAAGCTTATGAAAGAGGGAAGGCAATCAATATGGCCTCCTATCTGGAAATAGATGCAGTAATAGACCCGGCAGAATCCAGAAAATGGATTTTGAGAGGTTACGATTCCTGCATTTAG
- a CDS encoding fibronectin-binding protein, translated as MFRNPKAKIIALFTVIALTVSFSYLSAQTLNVYGTYKVTGTNPNGSKYKGSVTITLNEDGSYNFEWSVGNSFSGTGTLSGSTLTVDWGDTYPVIYTVKSGGSRLEGTWGNGTGTEILTK; from the coding sequence ATGTTTAGAAATCCTAAAGCTAAAATTATAGCTTTATTTACCGTGATCGCTTTGACCGTTTCCTTCTCTTATTTAAGCGCTCAGACTTTGAACGTTTATGGAACTTATAAAGTGACAGGTACAAATCCGAATGGAAGCAAATACAAAGGAAGTGTTACGATCACTTTGAATGAGGATGGGTCTTACAATTTCGAATGGTCCGTAGGAAATAGTTTTTCAGGAACAGGTACTTTGAGTGGAAGCACTTTAACAGTGGATTGGGGTGATACTTACCCGGTAATTTATACTGTAAAGAGCGGAGGAAGTCGATTGGAAGGTACTTGGGGAAATGGGACGGGTACTGAGATCCTAACCAAATAA
- a CDS encoding sulfate/molybdate ABC transporter ATP-binding protein translates to MSIEIRNVSKRFGKFQALDQVDLTIPDGNLVALLGPSGSGKTTLLRIIAGLDTPDEGEVLFNGERSKSKSSKDRGVGFVFQHYALFRHMTIFENIAFGLKVRPRSTRPSKEEIQEKVFQLLKLVQLENFHARFPFELSGGQRQRVALARALAIEPKFLLLDEPFGALDAKVRKELRTWLRRLHDEIHITSVFVTHDQEEALEVSDSIVILRSGKIEQIGTPDEVYNKPKTPFVFHFLGDVNLFHGRIHEGTAKIGDIDVATPEHSDVVDKEAVAYVRPYDVEISRVSTQGIPAEIQYIHSTGRNVRIELKRLDSGTLIESLLDQSNFKELNLLPGETVYLRIKKAKVYVEYMEDFSI, encoded by the coding sequence ATGTCTATTGAAATTCGAAATGTAAGCAAACGATTCGGAAAATTCCAGGCCTTGGACCAAGTGGACCTGACAATCCCGGATGGGAATCTAGTCGCATTACTCGGACCCTCCGGAAGTGGAAAAACTACACTTCTCAGGATCATCGCTGGATTAGATACTCCCGACGAAGGAGAAGTATTATTCAACGGAGAAAGATCCAAATCCAAAAGTTCTAAGGACAGAGGAGTAGGATTCGTATTCCAACATTATGCACTCTTCCGTCATATGACAATTTTTGAAAATATTGCTTTCGGTCTAAAAGTACGTCCAAGATCCACAAGACCTTCCAAAGAAGAGATCCAAGAGAAAGTATTTCAACTTTTGAAATTAGTGCAGTTGGAAAATTTCCATGCAAGATTTCCTTTCGAATTATCCGGAGGACAAAGACAAAGAGTGGCCTTAGCAAGAGCTTTGGCTATAGAACCTAAATTTTTACTTTTGGATGAACCTTTCGGGGCCTTGGACGCAAAAGTACGGAAAGAATTACGCACCTGGCTCAGAAGACTTCACGACGAGATCCATATCACAAGTGTGTTCGTAACGCATGATCAGGAAGAAGCGTTAGAAGTCAGCGATTCCATAGTAATATTAAGATCCGGTAAAATAGAACAGATCGGTACTCCTGACGAAGTTTATAATAAACCTAAAACACCTTTCGTTTTTCACTTTTTAGGAGATGTGAATCTATTCCATGGAAGGATCCATGAAGGGACTGCAAAGATAGGCGATATAGATGTAGCTACTCCGGAACATTCCGACGTGGTGGACAAGGAAGCAGTTGCATACGTTAGACCTTATGATGTGGAAATTTCCAGAGTTTCCACCCAAGGAATTCCAGCTGAAATCCAATATATCCATTCTACAGGTAGAAATGTAAGAATAGAATTAAAACGTTTGGATTCAGGAACCCTGATCGAGTCCTTACTGGATCAATCTAATTTTAAAGAATTAAATCTATTACCTGGCGAAACAGTATATCTCAGGATTAAAAAAGCTAAAGTATATGTAGAATATATGGAAGATTTTTCGATCTAG
- the cysW gene encoding sulfate ABC transporter permease subunit CysW: protein MKETESVWIRFALIFSVLVLAFIILILPITVVFLEAFAQGWEAYLKGLQDSDTIAAMIMTLKVAGIAVPLNTAFGLIAAFLLTRFEFPGKNILLTIIDSPFAVSPVISGLIFLLLFGKQGWMGDILEEWNIKIVFNTPGLVIATVFITLPFVARELIPLMQSQGKEEEEAGILLGASLYQTFIKIIIPNIKWGLLYGLILCNARAMGEFGAVSVLSGHIRGKTNTLPLQIEMLYNEYNSVGAFSAASVLVFLSLLTLLLKTILERNLHRKEEIEIPETTGLGKEKNTNVQVSKS from the coding sequence ATGAAAGAAACAGAATCCGTTTGGATCCGCTTTGCTTTGATCTTTTCGGTCTTAGTTCTTGCATTTATTATTTTGATCCTACCGATCACAGTCGTTTTCTTAGAAGCATTCGCTCAAGGTTGGGAGGCTTATCTAAAAGGGCTGCAGGACAGCGATACAATTGCTGCGATGATAATGACATTGAAGGTTGCCGGTATTGCAGTTCCTTTAAACACTGCATTCGGATTGATTGCTGCATTTCTTTTAACCAGATTCGAATTTCCCGGTAAAAATATCCTACTCACCATCATAGATTCTCCATTTGCAGTTTCTCCGGTAATCTCCGGTCTGATTTTCCTATTACTTTTCGGAAAACAAGGATGGATGGGAGATATATTAGAAGAATGGAATATTAAGATCGTATTTAATACTCCGGGACTCGTGATCGCTACCGTATTTATCACACTTCCGTTTGTTGCAAGAGAATTGATCCCATTAATGCAAAGCCAGGGAAAAGAAGAAGAGGAAGCTGGAATTTTGCTCGGGGCTTCCCTCTACCAAACATTTATCAAAATTATCATTCCGAACATCAAATGGGGACTTTTATACGGACTCATTCTTTGTAATGCGAGAGCAATGGGAGAATTCGGAGCGGTTTCCGTATTATCCGGACATATTCGCGGAAAGACAAACACTCTTCCTTTGCAGATAGAGATGTTATATAATGAGTACAACTCGGTAGGGGCATTTTCCGCCGCTTCTGTTCTGGTATTCCTTTCCTTACTAACTCTACTCTTAAAAACAATCTTAGAAAGAAATCTTCATCGCAAAGAAGAAATAGAGATCCCAGAAACAACCGGTCTCGGAAAAGAAAAAAATACAAATGTTCAGGTTTCCAAATCCTAG
- the cysT gene encoding sulfate ABC transporter permease subunit CysT, with product MKLIFRPYSKTSFGLSLGLTVFYLSLLVIIPLSALFFKSATLGVSGLWEVFSENRIQQALYLSFGAGGVAAVINLFVGFLFAWVLVRYDFPGKKILDSLVDLPFTLPTAVAGIALTTIYAPNGFIGKYLTPYGIKIAYTPIGIVIALVFIGFPFVVRTVQPILEDLPKELEESAYCLGASRFQTFTKVILPELIPSLLAGTSMAFARGIGEYGSVVFISGNLPGKTEILPLLIVTKLEQYEYAKATGIAVLMLVLSFTIMFGINYLQNRASRRLG from the coding sequence TTGAAACTAATTTTTCGTCCTTATTCTAAAACAAGCTTTGGTCTATCCTTAGGACTCACAGTCTTCTACCTAAGCCTTCTAGTAATCATTCCATTATCCGCATTATTCTTTAAATCTGCGACCTTAGGCGTATCCGGACTCTGGGAAGTTTTTTCTGAGAATCGAATCCAGCAGGCCTTATATTTGAGCTTCGGAGCGGGTGGAGTCGCAGCTGTTATCAATCTATTTGTTGGATTTTTATTCGCCTGGGTTTTGGTTCGTTACGATTTTCCGGGAAAAAAGATCTTAGATTCTCTCGTGGATCTACCATTCACTCTTCCTACTGCAGTTGCAGGGATAGCGCTTACCACAATTTATGCTCCCAACGGATTTATTGGAAAATATCTTACACCTTATGGGATCAAGATCGCATACACTCCGATCGGGATCGTAATCGCCTTAGTATTCATCGGATTTCCATTCGTTGTAAGAACAGTCCAACCTATCTTGGAAGATCTTCCTAAAGAATTGGAAGAGAGCGCTTATTGTTTAGGAGCTAGCAGATTCCAAACATTTACTAAGGTGATCTTGCCTGAGTTAATTCCTTCTCTACTTGCAGGAACCAGTATGGCGTTCGCAAGAGGTATTGGAGAATATGGATCGGTTGTTTTTATTTCAGGAAACCTTCCGGGAAAAACTGAAATCCTTCCATTACTCATAGTTACCAAATTAGAACAGTACGAATATGCAAAGGCGACCGGGATCGCAGTATTGATGTTGGTCCTCTCCTTTACGATCATGTTCGGGATCAATTATCTCCAAAACAGAGCCTCAAGGAGACTAGGATGA
- a CDS encoding sulfate ABC transporter substrate-binding protein, which translates to MKAKSNHSILRSIAKGIGALALISIFSFSAFAEDTLLNVSFDPTRELYEEINKKFVESWKKKSGKDLTIQQSHGGSGKQARAVIDGLEADVVTLALAYDIDSIVSNSGSVSKDWEKAFPNHSTPYYSTIVFLVRKGNPKAIKDWDDVVKPGIGVITPNPKTSGGARWNYLAAWGFAKKQYKTEEKAIEFVKNLYKNTSVLDTGARGSTTTFVQRGIGDVLLAWENEAELALSESRKANGGVAQFEVVYPSTSILAETPVAIVEKVAAKKGTTEVAKAYLDFLYTKEGQEIIAKHFFRPNDAAILKANVAKFPKLQLFDVRTIEGSWAAAHKKHFADGGLFDSIYGEAKK; encoded by the coding sequence ATGAAAGCAAAATCTAATCATTCTATACTACGGTCAATTGCCAAAGGAATCGGCGCTCTGGCTCTAATCAGTATTTTCTCCTTCTCTGCCTTTGCAGAAGACACCCTATTAAACGTTTCTTTCGACCCAACTAGGGAGCTTTACGAAGAAATTAATAAGAAATTCGTAGAATCTTGGAAGAAGAAATCCGGCAAAGACCTTACTATCCAACAATCCCATGGTGGATCCGGAAAACAAGCAAGAGCGGTAATCGATGGATTAGAAGCAGATGTAGTAACTCTTGCACTCGCTTATGATATCGACAGCATCGTTTCTAACAGTGGATCTGTTTCCAAAGATTGGGAGAAAGCTTTCCCGAACCATTCTACTCCATACTACTCTACTATCGTTTTCTTAGTTAGAAAAGGTAATCCTAAAGCGATCAAAGACTGGGATGATGTTGTAAAACCAGGGATCGGAGTGATCACACCAAACCCTAAAACTTCAGGTGGAGCTCGCTGGAATTATTTAGCAGCTTGGGGTTTTGCTAAGAAACAATACAAAACCGAAGAAAAGGCAATCGAGTTCGTTAAAAACCTCTATAAGAACACTTCCGTTCTTGATACCGGTGCAAGAGGATCCACAACTACTTTCGTTCAAAGAGGAATCGGTGATGTTCTTCTTGCTTGGGAAAATGAAGCAGAACTTGCTCTATCCGAGTCCAGAAAAGCGAACGGTGGAGTGGCTCAATTCGAAGTGGTTTATCCAAGCACAAGTATCCTAGCTGAAACTCCTGTAGCAATCGTTGAAAAAGTAGCTGCTAAAAAAGGAACCACTGAAGTGGCAAAAGCGTACTTGGATTTCTTATACACCAAAGAAGGACAAGAGATCATAGCTAAACATTTCTTCCGTCCAAATGATGCAGCTATCCTAAAAGCGAATGTTGCAAAATTCCCAAAACTTCAATTATTCGATGTAAGAACTATTGAAGGTTCCTGGGCGGCGGCTCATAAGAAACATTTCGCTGACGGCGGTCTTTTCGACTCCATCTATGGCGAAGCAAAAAAGTAA